The following are from one region of the Cyanobium gracile PCC 6307 genome:
- a CDS encoding pyridoxamine 5'-phosphate oxidase family protein, translated as MGQSSDALTADQITFIGAQKLFFVGTATADSTVNVSPKGRDALRVLDERRVIWLNLTGSGNETAAHVQACPRMTLMVCAFEGPPQILRLYGTARTLQRGEAGWEALFGHFEPLAGARQIFDLAIERVQTSCGMAVPRYSYGGDRTELDTWARRKGNDGLERYWKRKNRRSIDGLPAPIPAPIAAPGTPEASSD; from the coding sequence ATGGGCCAGTCCAGCGACGCCCTCACGGCCGACCAGATCACCTTCATCGGCGCCCAGAAGCTCTTCTTCGTCGGCACCGCCACCGCGGACAGCACGGTGAACGTCTCCCCCAAGGGGCGGGATGCGCTGCGGGTGCTCGACGAGCGCCGGGTGATCTGGCTCAACCTCACCGGCAGCGGCAACGAAACCGCCGCCCACGTGCAGGCCTGCCCGCGCATGACCCTGATGGTCTGCGCCTTCGAAGGCCCGCCCCAGATCCTGCGGCTCTACGGCACCGCCCGCACCCTCCAGCGGGGTGAGGCCGGCTGGGAGGCCCTGTTCGGCCACTTTGAGCCCCTGGCCGGCGCCCGCCAGATCTTCGACCTGGCCATCGAACGGGTCCAGACCTCCTGCGGCATGGCGGTGCCCCGCTACAGCTACGGGGGCGACCGCACCGAGCTCGACACCTGGGCCCGCCGCAAGGGCAACGACGGCCTGGAGCGCTACTGGAAGCGCAAGAACCGCCGCAGCATCGACGGCCTCCCCGCCCCGATCCCGGCGCCGATCGCCGCCCCCGGAACGCCGGAGGCCAGCAGCGACTGA
- a CDS encoding FAD-dependent oxidoreductase: protein MIHTAVVGGGACGLALARGLWQQSRPVRVYERAMASHLHGHGFLLLANGLAALRRLGCDPDGTLGHPITSVRILCASGQVLVEHPLEGAVAMLRHQLLNVLLRGGPDDLVHYNHPFERFDWDRERARAVCFQNGRSHEADAFVAADGVRSSCRLSLGCGAMTNPGRVKEIVAHGHQPLVAAELGHRFLKVLDPSGGLAVGLVPLGDDRLVWFVQFDSQRFTAPQPSEVGAFLQDHFRRFPAMVRHVLETTDPASAHVWHTVDEDPATRWSKGNVALAGDAAHPLLPFTSQGVNAALEDAVLLSDLLAGCRDPGDLPDLFSAYERQRRPTLLGCVQAGRQMARAFVLPSATGLQLPLMA, encoded by the coding sequence GTGATCCATACAGCTGTGGTGGGAGGAGGCGCCTGCGGGCTGGCCCTGGCCAGGGGACTCTGGCAGCAGAGCCGGCCTGTGCGTGTCTATGAACGGGCCATGGCCTCCCATCTCCATGGCCATGGGTTTCTCCTGCTGGCCAATGGTCTCGCCGCCCTGCGGCGGCTCGGCTGCGACCCGGACGGCACCCTGGGCCACCCGATCACCTCGGTGAGGATTCTCTGCGCTTCCGGGCAGGTGCTGGTGGAGCACCCGCTCGAGGGGGCGGTGGCGATGCTGCGCCACCAGCTGCTCAATGTGCTGCTGCGGGGGGGCCCCGACGATCTGGTCCATTACAACCACCCGTTCGAGCGCTTCGACTGGGATCGGGAGCGGGCCCGGGCGGTGTGCTTTCAGAACGGTCGCTCCCATGAGGCCGATGCCTTCGTTGCCGCCGATGGGGTGCGCTCCAGCTGCCGGCTGTCCCTGGGATGTGGGGCGATGACCAATCCAGGCCGGGTCAAGGAGATCGTGGCCCATGGGCACCAGCCCCTGGTGGCCGCCGAACTGGGCCATCGCTTCCTCAAGGTGCTCGACCCCTCCGGGGGGCTGGCGGTCGGGTTGGTGCCCCTGGGGGATGACCGGCTGGTCTGGTTCGTTCAGTTCGACAGCCAGCGCTTCACCGCCCCGCAGCCCTCCGAGGTGGGGGCCTTCCTCCAGGACCACTTCCGGAGGTTCCCCGCCATGGTCCGCCACGTGCTGGAAACCACCGATCCGGCCAGCGCCCACGTGTGGCACACCGTGGACGAAGACCCGGCCACCCGCTGGAGCAAGGGCAACGTGGCCCTGGCGGGGGACGCGGCCCATCCGCTGCTGCCCTTCACCAGCCAGGGGGTCAACGCGGCCCTGGAGGATGCGGTGTTGCTCAGTGACCTGCTGGCAGGCTGCCGCGATCCTGGCGATCTGCCGGACCTGTTCAGCGCCTACGAACGCCAGCGGCGGCCGACGCTGCTGGGCTGTGTGCAGGCCGGTCGCCAGATGGCGCGGGCGTTCGTCCTGCCATCGGCCACCGGGCTCCAGCTGCCGCTGATGGCATGA
- a CDS encoding pyridoxal phosphate-dependent aminotransferase has translation MSDRFADSFRDGAVPLELLRQRAHNLRWAEQPPGVIPLTAADPDFPAAPVIREAIADYARSGVFSYGPAGGLPSFRQAVAGYLRQRGAFVPPEAVVAVNSAAAGLALLSRHWLAPGDEAILWDPVDFLFAHTVRSAGGVPVLWRIDPEAPLDLAALAALVTPRTRVLCLCNPHNPLGRCFRRDELQALGRFCLERGLRVLSDEVWSDVVYPPATFTSWLALEPELAGLGAVVHGFSKSFGLAGLRVGYVAMADPEAAARLLAASELPSTVDGVATLSQVAATAAYSPDGLAWLGAFLEHLRARRDQAVTRLAAIPGLRVRPPAATFVLFVGLSPLQESVEELVERLRREHGVVVVPGSPRWFGPGAAGHLRLSFATSEALLAEALERLAAGLAPAP, from the coding sequence ATGAGCGATCGCTTCGCCGACAGCTTCCGCGACGGGGCGGTACCGCTTGAGCTGCTGCGCCAGCGGGCCCACAACCTGCGCTGGGCCGAGCAGCCTCCCGGGGTGATCCCGCTCACCGCCGCCGATCCCGATTTCCCGGCGGCGCCGGTCATCCGCGAGGCCATCGCCGACTACGCCCGCTCCGGTGTGTTCAGCTACGGCCCGGCCGGCGGGCTGCCCTCCTTCCGGCAGGCGGTGGCCGGCTACCTCCGGCAGCGGGGGGCGTTCGTGCCCCCCGAAGCGGTGGTGGCGGTGAACAGTGCCGCCGCCGGTCTGGCCCTGCTGAGCCGTCACTGGCTCGCGCCCGGTGACGAGGCGATCCTCTGGGATCCGGTCGACTTCCTCTTCGCCCACACGGTTCGGAGCGCCGGTGGGGTGCCGGTGCTGTGGCGCATCGATCCCGAGGCCCCCCTGGATCTCGCGGCCCTGGCGGCCCTGGTGACCCCCCGCACCCGGGTGCTGTGCCTCTGCAACCCCCATAACCCGTTGGGCCGCTGCTTCCGCCGCGACGAACTCCAGGCCCTGGGGCGCTTCTGCCTGGAGCGGGGCCTGCGGGTGCTGAGCGATGAGGTGTGGAGCGATGTGGTCTACCCGCCGGCCACCTTCACCAGTTGGCTGGCCCTGGAGCCGGAGCTGGCCGGCCTCGGGGCGGTGGTGCACGGCTTCTCCAAATCCTTCGGCCTGGCCGGTCTACGGGTGGGCTACGTGGCGATGGCGGATCCGGAGGCGGCCGCCCGGCTGCTGGCCGCCAGTGAGCTGCCGTCCACCGTCGATGGCGTGGCCACCCTCAGCCAGGTGGCGGCCACGGCGGCCTACAGCCCCGACGGCCTGGCCTGGCTGGGGGCCTTTCTCGAGCATCTGCGGGCCCGTCGCGATCAGGCCGTTACCCGGCTGGCGGCGATCCCAGGCCTGCGGGTGCGGCCCCCCGCGGCCACCTTCGTGCTGTTCGTCGGCCTGTCGCCGCTGCAGGAGAGCGTCGAGGAGCTGGTGGAGCGGCTGCGGCGGGAGCACGGGGTGGTGGTGGTGCCGGGGAGTCCCCGCTGGTTCGGCCCCGGGGCGGCGGGTCACCTGCGGCTGAGCTTCGCCACCTCCGAGGCCCTGCTGGCCGAGGCCCTCGAGCGCCTCGCGGCCGGACTGGCGCCGGCCCCTTAG
- a CDS encoding MoaD/ThiS family protein, giving the protein MTQQSIPTVRVRLFAGLRERAGWGERLIPLDAQRTTAAGLWRQLALDTSPGEDSAELPAAVRVAINQAFAAPDSPLAPGDEVAFLPPITGG; this is encoded by the coding sequence ATGACCCAGCAGAGCATTCCCACCGTGCGCGTGCGGCTGTTCGCCGGCCTGCGCGAACGGGCCGGCTGGGGGGAACGGCTCATCCCCCTCGACGCCCAGCGCACCACCGCGGCGGGCCTCTGGCGGCAGCTGGCCCTCGACACCAGCCCCGGAGAGGACAGCGCCGAGCTGCCGGCCGCGGTGCGGGTGGCCATCAACCAGGCCTTCGCCGCCCCGGACAGCCCCCTGGCCCCGGGCGACGAGGTGGCCTTCCTGCCCCCGATCACCGGAGGCTGA
- a CDS encoding restriction endonuclease gives MTNVWCVRAGGGIYADNFISGGFVGIGWREITEDLGPVRNREQLFSVVRRYFPDIQSAILLSNYVNEIHRFLFEIRPGDHVIIPAAEADLLRFGVVDEGRAYYDPTGDDGCPLRHRRPVTWSPEPLRLDHFSAPFRNSIRTLLTVPAHTRMRSLLTVFLVEHQAEFIRAIGRQETTAPARSTTRKEESHRSVLEQLLQLDPGEFERLVVHLLDALGFQDWERTEHHGVLRDVFDACGDISLSLPARIRIHARFHRGNLGARIGADAVRELRQFIPFGGHGIFITTADFQPAATTAAGEEGFARISLVNGQQLAELIAHHWTHLPGDIRDRLSLEQVLVKN, from the coding sequence ATGACCAACGTCTGGTGCGTTCGGGCGGGCGGCGGCATCTACGCGGACAATTTCATCAGCGGCGGCTTCGTCGGCATCGGCTGGCGGGAGATCACCGAGGATCTCGGCCCGGTCCGGAACCGGGAGCAGCTCTTCTCGGTGGTGCGGCGCTACTTCCCGGACATCCAGAGCGCGATCCTGCTCTCCAACTACGTCAACGAGATCCACCGCTTCCTGTTCGAGATCCGCCCCGGCGACCACGTGATCATTCCGGCGGCGGAAGCCGACCTGCTCCGCTTCGGCGTCGTCGATGAGGGCCGCGCCTACTACGACCCCACCGGCGACGACGGCTGTCCCCTGCGCCATCGGCGTCCTGTCACCTGGTCGCCCGAACCGCTCCGGCTCGACCACTTCTCGGCGCCGTTCCGTAACTCCATCCGCACCCTGCTCACCGTCCCGGCCCACACCCGGATGCGTTCCCTGCTGACGGTGTTCCTGGTGGAGCACCAGGCCGAGTTCATCCGCGCCATCGGCCGTCAGGAGACAACGGCCCCGGCCCGGTCGACGACCCGGAAGGAGGAGTCCCACCGCAGCGTGCTCGAGCAGCTCCTGCAGCTGGATCCCGGCGAATTCGAGCGGCTGGTGGTCCATCTGCTGGATGCCCTCGGCTTCCAGGACTGGGAGCGGACCGAGCACCACGGGGTGCTGCGCGACGTATTCGATGCCTGCGGCGACATCAGCCTGTCGCTGCCGGCCCGCATCCGCATCCATGCCCGCTTCCACCGCGGCAACCTCGGCGCCCGGATCGGCGCCGATGCGGTGCGGGAACTGCGCCAGTTCATTCCCTTCGGCGGCCATGGGATCTTCATCACCACCGCCGATTTCCAGCCGGCGGCGACCACGGCGGCCGGTGAGGAGGGCTTCGCCAGGATCAGCCTCGTCAACGGCCAGCAGCTGGCCGAGCTGATCGCCCACCACTGGACCCACCTGCCCGGTGACATCCGTGATCGTCTTTCGCTCGAGCAGGTGCTGGTGAAGAATTGA
- a CDS encoding NUDIX hydrolase encodes MSFAVALAMLEREGRWLLQLRDDIEGIVHPGCWGLFGGHLDPGERPEQAILRELGEEIGWEAPELPLWFEHHDDQLSAFYFRGPLTVPLCELQLNEGQDMALAGLEELRSGRIWSPRLQQRRGLAPSLERAVRRLDPRLGPKN; translated from the coding sequence ATGAGCTTCGCGGTGGCGCTGGCGATGCTGGAGCGCGAGGGCCGCTGGCTGCTGCAGCTCCGGGACGACATTGAGGGGATCGTCCATCCGGGCTGCTGGGGCCTGTTCGGCGGCCACCTCGATCCGGGCGAGCGACCGGAGCAGGCGATCCTGCGGGAGCTGGGCGAGGAGATCGGCTGGGAGGCGCCAGAACTGCCCCTCTGGTTCGAGCACCACGACGACCAGCTCAGTGCCTTTTACTTCCGCGGCCCCCTCACCGTGCCCCTCTGCGAGCTGCAGCTGAATGAGGGGCAGGACATGGCGCTGGCCGGGCTGGAGGAGCTGCGCAGCGGCCGGATCTGGAGTCCCAGGCTGCAGCAGCGGCGCGGCCTGGCCCCGTCCCTGGAGCGGGCCGTGCGCCGCCTCGACCCAAGACTCGGCCCGAAGAACTAA
- a CDS encoding MOSC domain-containing protein: MQDQVGTVQALWRYPVKSMLGDSPSQLAVDPRGIRGDRAYALWDHASGRVASAKNPRLWQGLLGYRARFREEPAPASPLPPVLISPREDDGSAGLCSADDDVGAVFSERFGRRVSLMDTPPEGASLDQYWPPVEGRAFQDVTNALELPEGTFFDACPIHAITTATLERLRQLEPQLDFAVERFRPNLLISTPPEASGFVEEAWSGACLQIGEQLVLRVDGGCPRCVVTTLAQGALEENLEILRATARHNGVVAGIRLSVVTPGPMAVGDPVRLLP; this comes from the coding sequence GTGCAGGATCAGGTGGGAACGGTGCAGGCGCTCTGGCGCTACCCGGTGAAATCGATGCTCGGGGACTCCCCCAGCCAGCTGGCGGTGGATCCCCGCGGCATCCGGGGCGACCGGGCCTACGCCCTCTGGGACCACGCCAGCGGCCGGGTGGCCAGCGCCAAGAACCCACGGCTCTGGCAGGGGCTGCTCGGCTACCGGGCCCGCTTCCGGGAGGAGCCCGCGCCCGCGTCGCCCCTGCCACCGGTGCTGATCAGCCCCAGGGAGGACGACGGCAGCGCCGGGCTCTGCAGCGCCGACGACGACGTGGGCGCCGTCTTCAGTGAGCGCTTCGGCCGCCGGGTGAGCCTGATGGACACCCCCCCGGAGGGCGCCAGCCTCGACCAGTACTGGCCGCCGGTGGAGGGGCGAGCCTTCCAGGACGTGACCAACGCCCTGGAGCTGCCCGAAGGCACCTTCTTCGACGCCTGCCCCATCCACGCCATCACCACCGCAACCCTGGAGCGACTGCGCCAGCTCGAACCCCAGCTGGATTTCGCCGTCGAGCGCTTCCGCCCCAACCTGCTGATCAGCACGCCGCCGGAAGCCTCCGGCTTCGTGGAGGAGGCCTGGAGCGGCGCCTGCCTGCAGATCGGCGAACAGCTGGTGCTCCGGGTCGACGGCGGCTGCCCCCGCTGCGTCGTCACCACCCTGGCCCAGGGCGCCCTGGAGGAGAACCTGGAGATCCTGCGGGCCACCGCCCGTCACAACGGCGTCGTGGCCGGCATCCGCCTCAGCGTGGTCACCCCCGGTCCGATGGCGGTGGGGGATCCGGTACGGCTGTTGCCCTGA
- a CDS encoding bifunctional diguanylate cyclase/phosphodiesterase has protein sequence MRRRTTLMIISGALLSGTSLLIFTHLLDQRSSNDLRRQNDRIAGRLCTALQDVERFFATPSAQGSASAEAKGPAMPPPGLQSVNEAELVSPPVPAVMATGSTSLKGRLLVCPRRFSRLDLVVAGEPGQGNALLLSTGPDRRRAPEWIRLTGSNLIQRDQDGDRQIRLAPWTDLEAKGMAKGAPAGSLYRVGFGGVAVGLTLAPALPTKADRVRNLALVLGLLGIGLTMVIAWRSSHNRRKDQPATGSFRRDGQTSFLTHYALVKDLEPSALRKHAERGGDGFLVTIDFRYLERQRGYLSEVEINQILTKACRAIEKGWAVHPGFNFYHVSKNKIALIVRSSGNIPIDDNGACEALLARLLGIVSGSIQISSDSVLAWDDVIITGQRFPLIDPPGSLLTMQAFGEILAAEDRRSYRLVKSGDDLLVKDKGEIRSQLTSLKASDLELRFQPILQLSNPGHFGLELLIRFLPPALSKLGTGHVIQLAHDIGITHKIDALVVSRLADVQQQIHASEFLRHRIEYVSVNVSSDSVSTDQRLNQLISLFKQHSIDSSIFCIEITEMAATDILAGSEGVTTASERLMRELNFRIFIDDFGSGLSNYRRISEAWYDAIKLDIDLIKGIDRSFRLQRYVGSFIETVHALGKTVVCEGVETHNELTAVIRLGADALQGFLVSPPLSLEDVESFIRSSEWADRDSLQHRLEQIRAMSRLRDSGHGEGYQTSDRKIPLERYIIDNWSRLRSFEEFVLLFVNELKSWGLEIYRFSLAFLPDQDDIDCSQYVWVSSRPGLVSTLRMERDFLEQDEHLRSPLHFIATRSKVFRQQLIATKENGFPFLDSLKDGGCSDYLGIRLDSRGVSIPVLTIALHEGSIFSDQEVQRIEAMSSLLSLLFYAFESERSKRLAMLDPLTQLANRRSFDSFLKGNVSASRAAQVNLSLALIDIDQFKVVNDVLGHAYGDRCLKEIADALRTSLSRKSDFVGRLGGEEFAIILPKTDAAASLRLCEKLRESIQDKGIYHPGVVTGNVLTVSIGIASWDPLSTTECDADRMLQLADDCLYEAKRHGRNRVVCRSLPSQIGLSA, from the coding sequence ATGCGCCGTCGCACCACATTGATGATCATCAGTGGAGCGCTTCTTTCGGGCACCTCTCTTCTGATCTTCACGCATCTGCTGGATCAGCGCAGTTCCAACGACTTACGCCGCCAGAATGATCGGATCGCCGGGCGGCTGTGCACCGCCCTGCAGGACGTCGAACGTTTTTTTGCCACACCATCGGCGCAGGGGTCCGCCAGCGCGGAGGCCAAAGGGCCGGCCATGCCCCCCCCCGGTCTGCAGTCCGTCAACGAGGCGGAGCTGGTAAGCCCCCCCGTTCCGGCGGTGATGGCGACGGGCTCCACTTCCCTGAAGGGCAGGCTGCTGGTCTGCCCCCGCCGCTTTTCCCGGCTGGATCTGGTGGTGGCAGGCGAACCGGGGCAGGGGAATGCCCTTCTCCTCAGCACGGGCCCCGATCGCCGCCGGGCCCCCGAATGGATCAGGCTCACCGGCAGCAACCTGATCCAGCGCGACCAGGATGGCGACAGGCAGATCCGGCTGGCCCCATGGACCGACCTGGAGGCGAAGGGGATGGCGAAGGGGGCCCCGGCCGGTTCGCTCTACCGGGTCGGCTTCGGGGGTGTGGCGGTGGGGCTGACCCTGGCGCCGGCCCTGCCGACAAAAGCGGATCGCGTCCGCAACCTCGCCTTGGTCCTGGGGCTGCTGGGCATCGGGCTGACCATGGTGATCGCCTGGCGTTCCAGCCACAACCGCCGGAAGGATCAACCGGCGACCGGAAGCTTCCGCAGGGACGGCCAGACGTCCTTCCTGACGCACTATGCCCTGGTAAAGGATCTTGAGCCTTCGGCACTCAGGAAGCACGCTGAGCGCGGCGGAGACGGCTTCCTCGTGACCATCGACTTTCGCTATCTCGAACGGCAACGCGGCTATCTCAGCGAGGTGGAGATCAACCAGATCCTCACGAAGGCCTGTCGTGCAATCGAGAAGGGATGGGCCGTACACCCCGGCTTCAATTTCTACCATGTCTCGAAGAACAAGATTGCCCTGATCGTCCGGTCTTCCGGCAACATTCCCATCGATGACAATGGCGCCTGTGAGGCGCTCCTGGCCCGTCTGCTCGGCATTGTCTCCGGGTCCATTCAGATTTCCAGCGATTCGGTGCTTGCCTGGGATGATGTGATCATCACCGGGCAGCGATTCCCGCTGATTGATCCACCCGGCTCCCTGCTGACGATGCAGGCCTTCGGGGAGATTCTGGCCGCCGAAGACAGACGTTCGTACCGCCTAGTGAAGAGCGGTGATGATCTGCTGGTCAAGGATAAAGGTGAAATCAGAAGTCAACTCACGTCCCTGAAGGCGAGTGATCTTGAGCTGCGCTTCCAACCGATTCTTCAGCTCAGCAATCCGGGCCACTTCGGCCTCGAGCTGCTGATCCGCTTCCTGCCGCCGGCCCTGAGCAAGCTCGGCACGGGACATGTGATTCAGCTGGCTCATGACATCGGCATTACCCACAAGATCGATGCGCTGGTTGTCAGCCGGCTCGCTGACGTGCAACAGCAGATCCATGCATCGGAGTTTCTGCGTCATCGCATTGAGTATGTCTCCGTCAATGTCAGTTCCGATTCCGTGTCCACCGATCAGCGACTCAATCAGCTGATCAGTCTGTTCAAGCAGCACAGCATCGACAGCTCCATCTTCTGCATCGAGATCACGGAGATGGCCGCAACGGATATCCTGGCGGGCTCGGAAGGTGTGACGACGGCATCCGAGCGACTGATGCGGGAGCTGAACTTCAGAATCTTCATCGACGACTTCGGCTCCGGACTTTCGAACTACCGGCGGATCAGTGAAGCCTGGTATGACGCCATCAAGCTCGACATTGATCTGATCAAGGGGATCGATCGCTCCTTCCGGCTGCAGCGCTATGTCGGCTCCTTCATCGAAACGGTCCATGCACTGGGCAAAACGGTCGTCTGCGAAGGCGTGGAAACCCACAACGAACTCACCGCGGTCATCCGATTGGGCGCCGATGCCCTGCAGGGGTTCCTCGTCTCACCTCCCCTCTCCCTGGAGGACGTGGAGTCGTTCATTCGATCCTCCGAATGGGCGGACCGCGATTCCCTGCAGCACAGGCTGGAGCAGATCCGTGCCATGTCGCGGCTGCGGGACTCCGGGCATGGCGAAGGTTACCAGACGTCCGACAGGAAGATTCCGCTGGAGCGCTACATCATCGACAACTGGTCGAGGCTGCGCAGCTTTGAGGAGTTCGTGCTCCTGTTTGTCAATGAGCTGAAATCCTGGGGCCTGGAGATCTACCGCTTCTCCCTGGCTTTTCTGCCCGATCAGGATGATATCGACTGCAGCCAGTATGTCTGGGTCAGCTCCAGACCCGGCCTTGTCAGCACCCTGCGCATGGAGCGGGACTTCCTGGAGCAGGATGAGCACCTGCGCAGCCCCCTGCATTTCATCGCCACCAGGAGCAAGGTGTTTCGGCAGCAGCTGATCGCCACGAAGGAGAATGGCTTCCCTTTTCTGGACTCCCTCAAGGACGGGGGCTGCAGCGATTACCTCGGCATCCGACTGGACTCACGCGGAGTTTCCATCCCGGTGCTCACGATCGCCCTGCATGAAGGCAGCATCTTCAGCGACCAAGAGGTGCAACGCATCGAAGCGATGAGCAGCCTGCTGAGCCTGCTGTTCTATGCCTTCGAGAGTGAACGCTCGAAGCGGCTGGCGATGCTGGATCCCCTCACCCAGCTCGCCAATCGCCGCAGCTTCGATTCCTTCCTCAAGGGGAATGTCTCCGCCTCCAGAGCCGCCCAGGTCAACCTTTCCCTGGCGTTGATCGACATCGATCAGTTCAAGGTGGTCAATGATGTTCTGGGCCACGCCTACGGCGACCGATGCCTCAAGGAGATCGCCGATGCCCTCCGCACCAGCCTGAGCCGCAAGAGCGACTTCGTGGGCCGGCTGGGGGGCGAGGAATTCGCCATCATCCTGCCCAAGACCGATGCCGCTGCCTCCCTCCGCCTGTGCGAGAAGCTGCGCGAGTCGATCCAGGACAAGGGGATTTACCATCCAGGCGTGGTAACGGGCAACGTCCTCACCGTCAGCATCGGCATCGCGTCCTGGGATCCGCTGTCAACGACCGAGTGCGACGCCGACCGGATGCTCCAGCTGGCCGACGACTGCCTCTACGAAGCCAAGCGCCATGGGCGCAACCGGGTGGTCTGCCGGTCCCTGCCCAGCCAGATCGGTCTTTCCGCCTGA
- a CDS encoding molybdopterin molybdotransferase MoeA: protein MAEPFPREGLPLEEARRRVLAAITPLTGRERLPLARCLGRVSAEPVRAPEAVPGFRASIMDGYAIADAEAPSPGRRWWLVGRSAPGAPYGAVLAEGEAIRILTGAPLPEGALRVLPQELVRPESLGEAAGTDSLVLTGEAGPNPWIRAPEEEAAAGDELLPAGVRLGAAALGRLASCGVAALEVSVQPRVGLLISGDELVEAGAARGPGQIWESNGTLLRALLERLGYPVSEQRVVADDPAALRQALRELADRCDVVVSTGGVSAGDSDWVRPLLAELGEVGFWKLFLKPGRPFAFGRLGSCPFFGLPGNPVAAAVTALQLLWPALQQLEGGEVVLLPRLKVRLASALKRGAGRPELARARLAVAGDGALLAQVEGSQASSRIGSLQGADLLLEIPAEAGALAAGTELWAQLLRLPLL from the coding sequence ATGGCTGAGCCGTTCCCCCGGGAGGGCCTGCCCCTGGAGGAGGCGCGGCGCCGGGTGCTGGCGGCGATCACCCCGCTGACGGGCCGTGAGCGGCTGCCGCTGGCGCGCTGCCTGGGCCGGGTGAGTGCCGAACCGGTGCGGGCGCCCGAGGCCGTGCCGGGATTCCGGGCCTCGATCATGGATGGCTACGCCATCGCCGACGCCGAGGCCCCCAGCCCCGGCCGCCGCTGGTGGCTGGTGGGCCGCTCCGCCCCCGGAGCCCCCTACGGAGCGGTGCTGGCTGAGGGGGAGGCGATCCGGATCCTCACCGGCGCCCCCCTGCCGGAGGGGGCGCTGCGGGTGCTGCCCCAGGAGCTGGTGCGTCCCGAGTCCCTCGGGGAGGCGGCCGGCACCGACAGCCTGGTGCTCACCGGAGAGGCGGGCCCCAACCCCTGGATCCGCGCCCCCGAGGAGGAGGCCGCCGCCGGGGACGAACTGCTGCCGGCCGGGGTGCGCCTGGGGGCCGCCGCCCTGGGCCGGCTGGCCAGCTGCGGCGTGGCGGCCCTGGAGGTGAGCGTCCAGCCGCGGGTGGGGCTGCTGATCAGCGGTGATGAGCTCGTGGAGGCCGGTGCGGCCCGGGGGCCGGGGCAGATCTGGGAGAGCAACGGCACCCTGCTGCGGGCCCTGCTGGAGCGGCTGGGCTACCCCGTCAGCGAGCAGCGGGTGGTGGCCGACGATCCGGCCGCCCTGCGCCAGGCGTTGCGGGAGCTGGCCGACCGCTGCGATGTGGTGGTGAGCACCGGCGGGGTGTCGGCCGGCGACAGCGACTGGGTCCGCCCCCTTCTGGCCGAGCTGGGGGAGGTGGGGTTCTGGAAGCTGTTCCTCAAGCCCGGCCGGCCCTTCGCCTTCGGCCGGCTGGGGTCTTGCCCCTTCTTCGGCCTGCCCGGCAACCCGGTGGCCGCGGCGGTCACGGCCCTGCAGTTGCTGTGGCCGGCCCTGCAGCAGCTGGAGGGGGGCGAGGTGGTGCTGCTGCCGCGGCTGAAGGTGCGCCTGGCCTCGGCCCTGAAACGGGGCGCCGGCCGGCCCGAGCTGGCCCGGGCCCGGCTGGCGGTGGCCGGCGACGGGGCCCTGCTGGCGCAGGTGGAGGGCAGCCAGGCCTCCTCCCGCATCGGCTCGCTGCAGGGGGCTGACCTGCTGCTGGAGATCCCCGCCGAGGCCGGTGCCCTGGCGGCCGGCACGGAGCTGTGGGCCCAGCTGCTGCGGCTGCCGCTGCTGTGA
- a CDS encoding molybdopterin synthase catalytic subunit codes for MATTSPVRPAPPIEVQLLEVPFQPMERLAAWHRSLAAEGANATGSAAESHFIGRVRPTSAAGEPLEALELEHYPGMTEAQLILLAEASAERHGAGAVLVAHRVGRVRPGEAIVLVAVLADRRGPALRCVQELLEDLKHHAPFWKREWCGGRGTWVAGNTPL; via the coding sequence ATGGCCACCACCAGCCCCGTGCGCCCGGCCCCCCCGATCGAGGTGCAGCTCCTGGAGGTCCCCTTCCAGCCGATGGAGAGGCTGGCGGCCTGGCACCGAAGCCTGGCTGCCGAGGGGGCCAACGCCACGGGTTCAGCCGCCGAAAGCCACTTCATCGGCCGCGTGCGCCCCACCAGCGCCGCCGGCGAGCCCCTCGAGGCCCTGGAACTGGAGCACTACCCGGGCATGACCGAGGCCCAGCTGATCCTCCTCGCCGAAGCCAGCGCGGAGCGCCACGGGGCGGGCGCGGTGCTGGTGGCGCACCGGGTGGGGCGGGTGCGGCCGGGGGAGGCCATCGTGCTGGTGGCCGTCCTGGCCGACCGCCGCGGTCCCGCCCTGCGCTGCGTCCAGGAGCTGCTGGAGGATCTCAAGCACCACGCCCCCTTCTGGAAACGGGAGTGGTGCGGCGGCCGCGGCACCTGGGTGGCCGGCAACACGCCGCTGTGA